A region from the Lolium perenne isolate Kyuss_39 chromosome 4, Kyuss_2.0, whole genome shotgun sequence genome encodes:
- the LOC127332503 gene encoding glutathione S-transferase 4-like translates to MAPMKVYGWAVSPWMARVLICLEEAGVEYELVPMSRVGGDHRRPEHLARNPFGEIPVLEDDDLTLYQSRAIARHILRKYKPELLRSGNLEETAMVDVWVDVEAHQLEPIIRPVVFNVITGPFVGRVCDQDLVDESIEKLKKTLEVYEARLSSSRYLAGDFVSLADLSHFSFMRYFMATKYAEVVEVYPHVKAWWEALLARPSVKKVMAGMPPDFGFGSGNIP, encoded by the exons ATGGCGCCAATGAAGGTGTACGGGTGGGCTGTGTCTCCGTGGATGGCGAGGGTGCTCATCTGCCTGGAGGAGGCCGGCGTCGAGTACGAACTCGTGCCGATGAGCAGGGTCGGCGGCGACCACCGACGGCCGGAGCACCTCGCCAGAAAT CCCTTCGGTGAGATCCCAGTGTTGGAGGATGACGATCTGACGCTTTATC AATCCAGAGCAATCGCAAGGCATATTCTCCGCAAATACAAGCCCGAGCTTCTAAGATCAGGCAACCTGGAGGAAACCGCCATGGTGGACGTATGGGTCGATGTGGAAGCTCACCAGCTCGAGCCTATAATACGGCCTGTCGTCTTCAACGTCATCACCGGCCCATTCGTAGGTAGGGTCTGCGACCAGGATCTCGTCGACGAAAGCATCGAGAAGCTGAAGAAAACACTCGAGGTTTATGAAGCTAGGCTGTCGAGCTCGCGGTATCTGGCGGGGGATTTCGTTAGCCTGGCGGACCTcagccacttctccttcatgcgGTACTTCATGGCGACCAAGTACGCGGAGGTGGTCGAAGTGTACCCGCACGTCAAGGCCTGGTGGGAGGCGCTGCTGGCAAGGCCATCCGTGAAGAAGGTGATGGCCGGCATGCCTCCGGATTTTGGATTCGGAAGTGGGAACATACCGTAG
- the LOC127332501 gene encoding nuclear transport factor 2 has product MAMQETAHSAQVVGSVFVNQYYNLLNGSPDQVHKFYKDASTIGWAGSDGVMEYATTMPEINKKIMSMDFSNYLTKIDNADSVLSINGSALVVVTGSFTSVSDDVCQRFTQTFLLAPQETGGYFVLNDILRFLSESNQEDGGSHKDESAALSDTTPAAVEEPLTTDPVVTVASGEFLNPTVDSTTVENNPTVNGTTVENNLTVKSPVKVITKEDAKKPPVAPSPPPAQKDVPKKHPVTASAAPPAQKDAVKKTYASIVKDNKEVPLAVKPKIAKPVSKPPTKVVQESAKPLQAAETTPASTSAAKSNSPHDEQGFSVFVRGLPSRSTVKMVGEDFKKFGAIKAGGIQVRNNKFDEFCFGFVEFESQQSMQAAIEASPIFIAEKEVIIEKKRTTTRVVNGVVMNGGRFQYARGAQNFRGQGGGYANDANYRRWENDDGYRHQNEFSGRGRGSPHGNGYHQNGNGFHQKGNEKYVRVNNSPKEAPVAARVNNGPKEAPAVARVNNGPKEAPAAARVNNGPKEAPAAARVNNGPKEAPAAARDNNGPKESAPVNNVPKQTPVAEK; this is encoded by the exons ATGGCGATGCAGGAAACAGCACACAGTGCCCAAGTG GTCGGCTCTGTATTTGTCAACCAATATTACAATCTTCTGAACGGGTCCCCAGATCAGGTGCACAAGTTTTACAAAGACGCCAGCACGATTGGCTGGGCAGGTTCTGATGGAGTCATGGAATATGCAACCACAATGCCT GAGATTAACAAGAAAATCATGTCCATGGACTTCAGCAACTACTTGACCAAGATCGACAATGCAGATTCAGTGCTGTCTATCAATGGCAGTGCCCTCGTTGTGGTTACTGGATCCTTCACGTCCGTCTCTGATGATGTCTGCCAAAGATTTACGCAGACCTTCCTCCTTGCGCCTCAAGAAACTGGTGGCTACTTTGTTCTCAATGATATATTAAGGTTCTTGTCAGAGAGCAATCAAGAAGATGGAGGCAGTCACAAGGATGAGTCTGCTGCTCTATCAG ATACTACTCCGGCTGCGGTGGAGGAGCCTCTGACCACTGACCCTGTGGTTACTGTTGCTTCTGGGGAATTTCTGAACCCCACTGTTGACAGCACAACTGTTGAAAATAACCCCACTGTTAATGGCACAACTGTCGaaaacaacctcactgttaaatcACCTGTGAAAGTTATTACCAAAGAGGATGCGAAAAAGCCCCCTGttgctccttctcctcctccagctcagaAAGATGTTCCCAAAAAGCATCCTGTTACTGCTtctgctgctcctcctgctcaGAAGGATGCCGTGAAGAAAACCTATGCATCAATT GTGAAGGACAATAAGGAGGTCCCACTAGCTGTCAAGCCTAAGATTGCTAAACCTGTGTCCAAGCCTCCGACAAAGGTTGTTCAAGAAAGTGCGAAACCTCTTCAGGCTGCTGAAACCACTCCAGCTAGCACGAGTGCTGCCAAAAGCAACTCTCCTCATGATG AGCAAGGCTTTTCTGTTTTCGTAAGAGGTTTGCCTTCACGTTCAACTGTTAAAATGGTTGGAGAAGATTTTAAGAAATTTGGTGCAATCAAAGCAGGTGGCATCCAAGTTAGGAACAATAAG TTTGATGAATTCTGTTTTGGCTTTGTTGAGTTTGAATCTCAGCAATCTATGCAAGCAGCAATTGAG GCATCTCCgatttttattgctgagaaagagGTAATCATTGAGAAGAAGCGAACCACTACGCGAG TTGTGAATGGTGTCGTCATGAATGGTGGCCGCTTTCAGTATGCTCGTGGTGCACAAAATTTCAGAGGACAGGGCGGCGGCTATGCCAACGATGCAAACTATCGCAGGTGGGAGAACGATGACGGCTACCGACATCAGAACGAGTTCTCAGGTCGTGGGAGAGGGTCGCCCCATGGGAATGGTTATCACCAAAACGGGAATGGCTTCCATCAGAAAGGGAACGAGAAATATGTCCGCGTCAACAACAGTCCCAAGGAAGCACCGGTTGCTGCCCGCGTCAACAACGGTCCCAAGGAAGCACCGGCTGTTGCGCGCGTCAACAACGGTCCCAAGGAAGCACCGGCTGCTGCGCGCGTCAACAACGGTCCCAAGGAAGCACCGGCTGCTGCCCGCGTCAACAACGGTCCCAAGGAAGCACCGGCTGCTGCCCGCGACAACAACGGTCCCAAGGAATCTGCCCCTGTCAACAACGTTCCCAAGCAAACACCGGTTGCTGAAAAGTAG
- the LOC127332499 gene encoding protein LONGIFOLIA 2, with amino-acid sequence MPARMLRTVPQEATEFNQRMGCMAGVFQIFDRRHGLLTARRRGGGDQGARGTAPPGPGHDHLGSSGNASVQKSSTSDITLDKTFSKSMTDNSCLSVESSKASSSSSACSSLSSRDSNKPVKQELIDISKEPSVERPTRNSPSLKLLKIEAGPRSANTGSGDIMQGSVSQDSHDLTVRTSAKEVTNELHKDSPRPLLISKLKNGTYVIGVDRSTSVPAYGRESSRPSRFSCDDRQLLRSVEAQGSKKPSARSRELPRLSLDSRKEYINPSSRPKNVAYTRTDDNLIDALKPQDSPSHRRASSVVAKLMGLEETPRAYEPARSPRTVHDAENDGQSQPHRMVSPDPTVSQLKNQSPVLKTKHFSRILPKAAPWRQQERGATGYNAEEKPPSASFYANIQTRLRDLNLSECNKDLRALRILGALHAEDTACQSETDGGSLPIHKAEAELTANSENFQSPIVIMKPARGITKPDTPPSEPKGFGKLQHEPSFTRKSENMDRKNIHSGNESLHSRGKEPVKDTISPRHSSSLSPRVVLKKADPERMPRLPVPLVSPSKKSNEAVSPRGRQRSKLVPAKNICSDDEVLRIPESKIRLAKQVDLGVIGYPNTMDPKSSFLRRNNSTSALNHEKTSTVQSRNKKKIHPLENIKSPVSVLDGSLYHDGSSPSLRRISDSFKDGETHTSDECLNLTSLPDTPSSKTSSEDKQIKPENMKALIQKLELLQFLSDETLKTNSLLSSVTPNKDQQYIYDIIYASGLLHNELSLNTIPCQLWAASYSINPELFLILEQAKPDTGKLHRMFIFDLANELITKKMDMNQTSRSAQFLPTKKLSGWQIFKDLCAEIDGLLSTASMIRCSEEEEDWSLLAADASSGMKDWKTFDSELLEIVLDIERSIFKDLIDEVISEGASGKVQHRQRKLRRHLSFISI; translated from the exons ATGCCAGCGAGAATGCTGCGGACTGTACCCCAGGAAGCGACGGAGTTCAACCAGAGGATGGGGTGCATGGCCGGCGTGTTCCAGATCTTCGACCGCCGCCATGGCCTTCTCACGGCGAGACGACGCGGTGGTGGTGATCAGGGAGCCAGGGGCACGGCGCCTCCAGGTCCAG GCCACGATCATCTAGGAAGCAGTGGCAACGCCTCGGTGCAAAAGTCATCTACTTCAGATATCACTCTG GACAAAACCTTCAGCAAAAGTATGACTGATAACAGTTGTCTTTCAGTGGAATCATCAAAAGCATCCTCTTCTTCCTCAGCGTGCTCTTCGCTCTCATCCCGGGATAGCAATAAACCAGTGAAACAGGAGCTCATCGACATCAGTAAGGAGCCCTCTGTTGAGAGGCCAACAAGGAACTCACCAAGCTTGAAGTTACTCAAGATAGAGGCTGGACCCAGAAGCGCGAACACCGGTTCTGGAGACATCATGCAGGGCTCAGTCAGCCAGGACTCCCATGACCTGACTGTAAGAACCTCGGCGAAGGAGGTGACAAATGAGTTGCACAAAGATTCGCCGAGGCCATTGTTGATCTCCAAATTAAAAAATGGAACTTATGTGATTGGGGTAGATAGGAGTACCTCGGTTCCAGCCTATGGCCGCGAATCCAGCAGACCGTCGCGCTTCTCATGTGATGATCGGCAACTCCTGCGGTCAGTTGAAGCTCAGGGCAGCAAGAAGCCTTCAGCAAGGTCTCGGGAGCTCCCTAGGCTGTCCCTGGACAGTAGGAAAGAGTATATTAATCCAAGTTCACGTCCGAAGAATGTTGCTTACACAAGAACCGATGACAATCTCATTGATGCTTTGAAGCCCCAAGATTCGCCGAGCCATCGGAGGGCTAGCAGTGTCGTTGCCAAGCTCATGGGTCTGGAAGAAACTCCTCGTGCCTACGAGCCTGCAAGGTCACCAAGAACAGTCCATGACGCAGAAAATGATGGTCAGTCACAACCCCACAGGATGGTGTCCCCAGATCCCACTGTATCTCAGCTGAAGAATCAGTCTCCAGTACTGAAAACCAAGCATTTTTCAAGAATTCTCCCTAAAGCTGCCCCTTGGAGGCAGCAGGAGAGAGGTGCAACAGGATATAATGCTGAAGAGAAGCCGCCGAGTGCATCCTTCTATGCCAACATACAAACAAGGCTCAGAGATCTTAACCTGTCTGAATGCAATAAGGATTTGAGGGCTCTAAGGATACTGGGAGCATTGCACGCAGAGGACACCGCATGCCAGAGTGAAACTGATGGCGGCTCCTTGCCCATTCACAAAGCAGAAGCTGAACTGACCGCTAATTCTGAAAATTTTCAGTCACCCATTGTGATCATGAAGCCAGCAAGAGGCATCACAAAACCTGATACTCCCCCTTCCGAGCCAAAAGGCTTTGGTAAACTGCAGCACGAGCCATCTTTTACCAGAAAAAGTGAGAACATGGACAGGAAGAATATCCATTCTGGCAACGAAAGCCTGCATTCCAGGGGCAAGGAGCCTGTAAAAGACACAATCTCACCGAGGCATTCCAGTTCATTGAGCCCCAGAGTGGTGCTGAAGAAGGCTGACCCTGAAAGGATGCCTCGCCTGCCGGTTCCTCTAGTGTCTccaagcaagaaatccaatgaagCAGTGTCCCCAAGAGGCAGACAAAGATCAAAGCTTGTACCAGCAAAAAATATCTGCAGTGACGATGAGGTGTTGCGGATTCCTGAAAGCAAAATCAGGTTGGCAAAGCAGGTTGATCTTGGTGTAATTGGCTATCCAAATACAATGGATCCCAAATCATCATTTCTCCGTCGAAACAATTCAACTTCAGCACTGAATCATGAG AAAACTTCTACAGTTCAGTCtaggaacaagaagaagatccatcCACTTGAGAACATCAAGAGTCCTGTATCAGTTCTTGATGGCTCGTTATATCATGACGGTTCTTCCCCTTCACTGAGGAGGATCTCAGATTCCTTCAAAG ATGGTGAGACACATACTTCTGATGAGTGTTTGAATTTAACAAGCCTCCCTGACACGCCATCGTCGAAGACAAGCAGTGAGGACAAGCAGATAAAGCCAGAAAACATGAAAGCCCTCATCCAAAAGCTTGAGCTCCTACAATTTTTGAGTGATGAAACTCTGAAGACTAATTCACTTTTGTCATCAGTTACTCCCAACAAGGATCAACAGTACATATATGATATAATTTATGCGTCGGGTCTCCTACACAATGAACTAAGTTTGAATACTATCCCCTGTCAGCTGTGGGCAGCCAGTTACTCAATTAATCCAGAGCTTTTCCTTATCCTTGAGCAAGCAAAACCAGACACCGGAAAGCTTCACCGTATGTTCATTTTCGACCTTGCAAATGAACTCATCACCAAGAAAATGGATATGAACCAAACGAGTCGATCAGCACAGTTTCTTCCAACCAAGAAGTTAAGTGGGTGGCAAATTTTTAAGGACTTGTGTGCAGAGATCGATGGTCTGCTGTCCACGGCCTCCATGATAAGATGctctgaggaggaagaagattggagctTGCTAGCTGCGGATGCGTCATCTGGAATGAAAGATTGGAAGACTTTTGACAGTGAGCTACTAGagattgttttggatattgaaagaTCCATCTTTAAGGATCTTATTGATGAGGTGATAAGTGAGGGAGCCAGTGGAAAGGTGCAACATAGGCAACGGAAGCTAAGGAGGCATCTGTCTTTCATTAGCATATAG
- the LOC127332502 gene encoding glutathione S-transferase 4, producing the protein MAPMKLYGWAVSPWMARVLVCLEEAGADYELVPMSRSGGDHQQPEHLARNPFGEIPVLEDGDLTLYQSRAIARHILRKYKPELLRSGNLEESAMVDVWVDVDAHQLEPIIRPVVFNVIIKPFTGSDCDQDLVDESIEKLKKTLEVYEARLSSSKYLAGDFVSLADLSHFSFMRYFMATQYAEVVEAYPHVKAWWEALLARPSVKKVMAGMPPDFGFGSGNIP; encoded by the exons ATGGCGCCGATGAAGTTATACGGGTGGGCCGTGTCACCGTGGATGGCGAGGGTTCTGGTCTGCCTTGAGGAGGCTGGCGCCGATTACGAGCTCGTGCCGATGAGTAGGAGCGGCGGTGACCACCAGCAGCCGGAGCACCTCGCCAGAAAC CCCTTCGGTGAGATCCCAGTGCTGGAGGATGGCGATCTGACGCTTTACC AATCCAGGGCCATCGCGAGGCACATTCTCCGCAAATACAAACCCGAGCTTCTAAGATCAGGCAACCTGGAGGAATCCGCGATGGTGGACGTGTGGGTCGATGTGGATGCCCACCAGCTCGAGCCCATAATACGGCCCGTGGTTTTCAACGTCATCATCAAGCCGTTCACGGGGAGCGACTGCGACCAGGATCTCGTGGACGAGAGCATCGAGAAGCTGAAGAAGACGCTGGAGGTGTACGAGGCGAGGCTGTCGAGCTCGAAGTATCTGGCGGGCGATTTCGTGAGCCTGGCGGACCTcagccacttctccttcatgcgGTACTTCATGGCGACCCAGTATGCGGAAGTGGTCGAAGCGTACCCGCACGTCAAGGCCTGGTGGGAGGCGCTGCTGGCAAGGCCATCCGTGAAGAAGGTGATGGCCGGCATGCCTCCGGATTTTGGATTCGGGAGTGGGAACATACCGTAA